atttttttttcactagaaaaacatattatatatagatatatatatatatatatataattgatttaTGAAACTTAtaaagtattttaaaaaatatttacatttTCACTAGAAaaacatattttatatatatataattgatttatgaaatttataaagtatttaaaaaaaatatttacaaaaatatataaattatgttATATTACCTTAgcttattaacaaaaaaatgttGGATATGAAGATTTAATTTCTACCCAATGAGTACAAACTTGTATTATCAAGTCAGAATGGccaaaactaaaaattaattaattaatttttaaaattgatcaAAACAATgtaattattagttaattaaaaatattatatatgtataaaaaatcaactattaaaattaattattatatatttatgtataaatatatgtataatttaattaatttttaatatatattattttttattttaatatatattttatattaataattaattttaatttgtgattttaatgtatacatataatataattattaactaaataattttataaaatattttacattattaATACATGGAACCGAAATTTTTGCTCATAAAGTTGGAACAAGACACAACCCACTTTAACTGAAGTAACATCCATTGGATAATACTGTTTTTATAATCTCAATAAAGCGCAGATTAAAGTTTAAACACATGGATTTTGTGTAAGCATGTACACGCATCACGTATGTATTGCGTAAACATGGTTTTATTAATCCCTGATTTTGTTAAAATTCTCTGCAAACTAATCATCagaaccctaaccctaaacgGAACCAGACAACAATGAACATTCACAATGGTAAAGACACACACACATTAACGGGCTAAAAAAGTTTTGAATGATTTGACACTCTctcaccaccaccaccctctgCTTACGTTGCTTCCACATTATGAGGCAAAAAACCCACAAATCATGTGTGTCTTGTCCTCTATCTGTTACTCTCACTATTACTATCTCCTTTTTTAActttctaaattctaaatttatcatcaaattatattaacaatatatcatcaaataattcatatatttatatataataataattaatttagtgattatttttaacatgtacataatatacattaaaattatacgaaataacatatatttatatataaatatataatgattaatttaaCAATTGATTTTTAGGATTgacatattatttttatattaggataaaatatattttttatttttaaaaatatctctaaattttattttaatttcgtctcaaattttttatttgcattAAATATACCTTTAAcagttaaatttttaaaaaatttaagaccaatttaataaaaatatatgaaaataatgTTTGATTTGCTTGTATTGAAGGTTGTTCTTGTACAATTGTTATTGAattaatcctaaattttttaagaaattagtcgccaaaatatatttaatgcaaataaaatttttttgaaataaattaaaattaaaataaaataaaatttaaaaatattttaaaaaattttgtcaaaCTTCAAAAAAAACTTTACCTTTTATATTAAATGGATACTCCAAGAAaacttttataattatttttatataaaaattcttttttaaatcTTTGGATAATAAATTGAAGGATTAGATTTTGATATGTtataaaaatattgtttttatttaaaatgtagccaaataaataaattatatttttatacaaagtatttttataaaaaaatatttttaatatttttatttgagtaGGTCTCTTATATTATATAGAGGTCGAGTGAGGTGAGGTGTGGTCCATTCAAATCATAATTATAATAGAAAAGtaaggaagaaaaacaaaaggaaattgaaattgcatcATTGGCCTAAACAAAAAAtcccttctctttctctctgaTCCATTCCCCTCATGAAGCACAACTTTCTCTTCCTTCTGGCAAGTGTGTAGTAGTTAGTACAAACTCATTTGTAGTTTTCACTTTCacacattatttttatttttaaattttctttggtTATATAAAAAGGGTACCTTGGGGCCTCCTGGGGTTATCACTTTGGACCGTTAAGTTGGAGAGCTCCTACAAACCttattcttcattgctcagAAGATAAATTGATAGATACATACTTACATACATCTATCTATCTGCTGCAGTGTGTCTTGTGTAAGCTCCAGTGGTCCTGCTTCTCCTCTTCAGATCATCTCACAAAATCTAGGGTTTcttagcctttttctttttttttatatttttatttttttttatatatttttggaatcAATTGGAAATTTTTTCAGATGTTTCCTTCCACTACTTACAGTTACAGCACTGGCCCTTACCCTTGCTTcccttcatcttcttcttcatatcctctttttccttttctcaACCCTGAGAACaatgcttcttcttcttctgcaacaACCGCcactaacaacaacaacaataatctCCTTCATGATCCATCGCTCTGCGTTCCTTACATTCCAATCCCTGAAGCACTAACCAATTTGGCAACAGTTGTAGATAACACTACTAATCTTGCTGCATCTTCATCAATGCCCAAACAACAGGACCTCAACGGTGGCGGCGGTGCTCATCATCACTTCGGCATATCCAGTTTGCTCGCGAAGAAACCGGCGGTGGCGAAGAAAGATAGGCACAGCAAGATTTACACCGCTCAGGGGCTGAGGGACCGAAGGGTGAGGCTGTCGATCGAGATCGCGCGCAAGTTCTTCGATCTCCAAGACATGCTAGGGTTTGATAAGGCCAGCAACACGCTCGACTGGCTCTTCACCAAGTCCAAGAAAGCCATTAAGGAGCTTGCCAGGAGCAAGAACCACAGCGCCAGTGACGAAGCCGAAGCCGGTGCCGGCGCCGGTGCCAATAACAAGAGTTTCGCCTCGTCTTCTGACTGCGACGAAGATGACTTTGAAGTACTTTCTAGAAACAACCACCACCGCCACCAACAAGGGTTAGTTCGGTCTTTATTATCAgcaaatatttaatttaaattattcatctatataaaatacatattaaaatataaaaatatatatgagctaattttaattttttagagtGAAAACTTAGGTGCAGTCGattttacgtgaagttgataactaAGAGCGGTTAGATAATTTGACACGACTTTCAACtattaacttcacgtgaagttatctgactttttactattttttatatgtgaataaattttttgttaattaaaataTCCGCTAATAATATttgtttgaatttaaaattatgtttcttaattaatattattggtGTTTGGACAACTTAGGTCAGATGCGAGGGAGAGGAAGCTGAAAAATGCACAACAGAAAGAAGCAAGTGCTTGTAATGTGAGGGCAAAGATGAAGGAGTCAAGGGAGAAAGCAAGAGCAAGAGCAAGAGAAAGGACTAGTAACAAGATGTGTAACAGCATAATgggaaattcttcttcttcttccggGAAGGTTCTAGAATTGAAGAAAAGATGCCCTGCACCTAGTGAAAACCCTCACCACCTTGGTGGTGCTGAAGTTTCACAAACTAGAGATGACTTCAACGTTATTGAGGAATCCATTGTGATCAAGAGGAAGTTGAAGCAGCCATCTATGATGTCATCCTCacatcaccatcaccatcaccaccaccaaTTAAACCTTCCCATCCCTAACAATAATAAGGAAGCAAGTTTCAACAACAACAGCGATAATTACCATCCAGGAAACTACACCAATTTGTCACCAAATTGGGATAATGCTAATGGACCAGCCTCAACGGCTAATAACCGCTCCAACTTCTGTGCAATAGCCAGCATGAATCTCTCTACAGGTATGCATGTTTTTTGTA
This sequence is a window from Arachis stenosperma cultivar V10309 chromosome 10, arast.V10309.gnm1.PFL2, whole genome shotgun sequence. Protein-coding genes within it:
- the LOC130957733 gene encoding transcription factor DICHOTOMA-like, whose translation is MFPSTTYSYSTGPYPCFPSSSSSYPLFPFLNPENNASSSSATTATNNNNNNLLHDPSLCVPYIPIPEALTNLATVVDNTTNLAASSSMPKQQDLNGGGGAHHHFGISSLLAKKPAVAKKDRHSKIYTAQGLRDRRVRLSIEIARKFFDLQDMLGFDKASNTLDWLFTKSKKAIKELARSKNHSASDEAEAGAGAGANNKSFASSSDCDEDDFEVLSRNNHHRHQQGLVRSDARERKLKNAQQKEASACNVRAKMKESREKARARARERTSNKMCNSIMGNSSSSSGKVLELKKRCPAPSENPHHLGGAEVSQTRDDFNVIEESIVIKRKLKQPSMMSSSHHHHHHHHQLNLPIPNNNKEASFNNNSDNYHPGNYTNLSPNWDNANGPASTANNRSNFCAIASMNLSTGLQIFGKSWEECTNPSRLH